A window of Synechococcus sp. MEDNS5 contains these coding sequences:
- a CDS encoding photosystem I assembly protein Ycf3 produces MDPSVQLFVPRSNRNDNFIDKSFTVMADLIVKLLPINARAKEAYVYYRDGLSAQNDGDYAEALENYEESLKLEENPIDRGETLKNMAIIYMSNGEEDRALATYQKALDENPKQPSCLKNMGLIFEKRGRTAEEEGRRDDADGWFDQAADVWTQAVRLNPGGYLDIENWLKSSGRSNVDVYF; encoded by the coding sequence ATGGATCCATCCGTCCAGCTCTTCGTGCCCCGCAGCAACCGCAACGACAACTTCATCGACAAGAGCTTCACGGTGATGGCCGACCTGATCGTGAAACTGTTGCCGATCAACGCCAGAGCGAAGGAGGCCTATGTGTACTACCGGGATGGGCTCTCAGCTCAAAACGACGGGGACTATGCAGAGGCACTGGAAAATTACGAAGAGAGCCTGAAGCTCGAGGAGAACCCCATCGACCGAGGCGAAACCCTCAAGAACATGGCCATCATCTACATGAGCAACGGTGAAGAAGATCGGGCTCTGGCGACCTACCAGAAGGCCCTGGATGAAAACCCCAAGCAGCCATCGTGCCTGAAAAACATGGGGTTGATCTTCGAGAAGCGTGGACGCACCGCGGAGGAAGAGGGGCGCCGCGACGATGCCGACGGATGGTTTGATCAAGCCGCCGACGTCTGGACCCAAGCTGTGCGACTGAATCCCGGCGGCTACCTCGACATCGAAAACTGGCTGAAGTCCAGTGGCCGCAGCAATGTGGACGTTTACTTCTGA
- a CDS encoding response regulator transcription factor: MKPCILLIEDDRDMRELVSGHLEHSGFDVQSADDGIKGQALALQYSPDLILLDLMLPKVDGLTLCQRLRRDDRTSGIPILMLTALGGTKDKVSGFNSGADDYLTKPFDLEELQVRIKALLRRSDRAPVGTSGNHHEILSYGPLTLVPERFEAIWFDKPVRLTHLEFELLHCLLQRHGQTVAPSLILKEVWGYEPDDDIETIRVHVRHLRTKLEPDPRKPRFIKTVYGAGYCLELPTGAQLEGLEDVLAQARQDREQNDQNSRASA, from the coding sequence ATGAAGCCCTGCATCCTGCTGATCGAAGACGACCGGGACATGCGCGAGCTGGTCAGCGGCCATCTCGAGCACAGCGGCTTTGACGTTCAGAGCGCTGACGACGGCATCAAAGGCCAGGCCCTCGCTCTTCAATACAGCCCGGACCTGATCCTTCTCGACCTGATGCTCCCGAAAGTCGATGGGTTGACCCTCTGCCAGAGGCTCCGGCGGGATGACCGCACATCGGGGATTCCGATTCTGATGCTCACAGCTCTTGGCGGCACGAAGGACAAAGTGAGCGGCTTCAACTCCGGCGCCGATGATTACCTCACGAAGCCATTCGATCTCGAAGAGCTTCAGGTGCGTATCAAGGCCCTGTTACGGCGAAGCGACCGGGCTCCTGTGGGCACCTCCGGCAATCACCACGAAATTCTCAGCTACGGGCCGCTCACCCTGGTTCCTGAGCGCTTCGAAGCCATCTGGTTCGACAAGCCTGTCCGCCTCACCCACCTCGAATTCGAGCTGTTGCACTGCCTGCTCCAGCGTCACGGCCAAACCGTTGCACCTTCTTTGATCCTCAAGGAAGTCTGGGGGTACGAGCCGGACGATGACATCGAGACCATCCGTGTTCACGTGCGTCACCTGCGCACCAAGCTCGAACCCGATCCTCGGAAACCCCGTTTCATCAAAACGGTCTACGGAGCTGGTTACTGCCTGGAACTTCCCACCGGCGCCCAGTTAGAGGGTCTCGAGGATGTACTTGCTCAGGCTCGGCAGGATCGCGAACAGAATGATCAGAACAGTCGCGCAAGCGCCTGA
- the fabD gene encoding ACP S-malonyltransferase: protein MSIAWVFPGQGSQKVGMADPVLSLPGAEARFALASRLLGRDLLAICRGEPGDADDPADLNDTRNTQPALFVVESLIVDELRRQGREPALVAGHSLGELVALYAAEVFDAATGLELMQRRSELMAAAGGGAMAAVIGFERSQLDDLVNATEGVVIANDNSAAQVVLSGTADAVAAVGEALTCKRVIPLAVSGAFHSPFMQDAADAFSQHLDDLSFEDARFPVLSNTDPTPCMDAAELKRRLHRQMITGVRWRETMLAMTDAGVDTLVEVGPGAVLSGLAKRAMPGVTLSQLAGAGDLGL from the coding sequence ATGTCGATCGCCTGGGTGTTTCCTGGTCAGGGGTCTCAGAAAGTCGGAATGGCCGATCCTGTCCTCAGCCTTCCTGGCGCCGAAGCGCGCTTTGCATTGGCTTCCAGGCTGCTGGGTCGCGATCTTCTGGCGATTTGCCGCGGCGAGCCTGGCGATGCGGATGATCCTGCTGATTTGAACGACACGCGCAACACCCAGCCCGCGCTGTTCGTGGTCGAGTCGCTGATCGTGGATGAGCTGAGGCGGCAGGGTCGCGAGCCTGCCCTGGTTGCCGGTCACAGCCTCGGCGAACTGGTTGCCCTCTATGCCGCAGAGGTGTTTGATGCTGCCACCGGTCTTGAACTGATGCAGCGCCGGTCTGAACTGATGGCCGCAGCTGGCGGAGGAGCGATGGCCGCCGTTATCGGCTTCGAGCGCAGTCAGCTCGACGACCTGGTGAACGCAACGGAAGGCGTGGTGATCGCGAACGACAACAGTGCGGCCCAGGTTGTGTTGTCGGGCACAGCAGACGCTGTAGCGGCGGTTGGTGAAGCCCTGACCTGTAAACGGGTGATCCCCCTGGCTGTGTCGGGAGCCTTTCATTCGCCTTTCATGCAGGACGCGGCGGATGCCTTCTCGCAACACCTCGACGATCTGTCCTTTGAGGATGCGCGCTTCCCGGTTCTGAGCAACACGGACCCCACCCCCTGCATGGATGCGGCTGAACTCAAGCGCCGCCTACATCGCCAGATGATCACAGGTGTTCGCTGGCGTGAAACCATGCTGGCGATGACCGATGCGGGAGTGGACACCCTGGTGGAGGTTGGCCCAGGGGCTGTTCTCAGTGGGCTTGCCAAACGCGCCATGCCCGGGGTCACGCTGTCCCAGCTTGCTGGAGCCGGCGATCTCGGTCTCTGA
- the plsX gene encoding phosphate acyltransferase PlsX, with the protein MPPKDPELNPASTPRNKPRRSKAVRRLVIWYRRNAAVTSLVGTATTSANAAGSMAGSVTSMAGSMLQPVMDPLRRLQGGLPGEDLEINDQDRIWVAVDGMGGDHAPAPILEGCLQAIERLAVRIRLVGETDRILEAAAASGLTEALNAAIDAGHLELIMSGPSVEMHEEATVVRRKRDASINVAMDLVKRGEAKAVYSAGNSGAVMASAIFRLGRLSGIDRPAIGALFPTKDPGQPVLVLDVGANMDCKPSYLHQFALLGNIYSRDVLQVAQPRVGLLNIGEEECKGNDLALSTYALLKEESRLHFAGNCEGRDVLSGAFDVVVCDGFTGNVLLKFLESVGSVLLGVLKAELPRGRRGKVGSAFLRSNLKRIKKRLDHAEHGGALLLGVNGICVIGHGSSKALSVVSALRLAHSAASHGVMEDLAALSQQTTVQA; encoded by the coding sequence TTGCCTCCGAAGGACCCTGAGCTGAACCCGGCCTCCACACCCCGGAACAAACCCCGCCGCTCCAAGGCGGTGCGCCGTTTGGTGATCTGGTACAGGCGCAATGCTGCCGTGACCAGCCTTGTTGGCACGGCGACGACCTCGGCCAATGCCGCAGGCTCCATGGCCGGATCCGTCACCTCCATGGCCGGATCCATGCTGCAACCGGTGATGGATCCCCTCCGCCGCCTGCAGGGCGGCCTGCCTGGGGAAGACCTCGAGATCAACGATCAAGACAGGATTTGGGTCGCTGTGGACGGCATGGGCGGCGATCATGCTCCCGCGCCAATCCTGGAAGGCTGCCTACAAGCCATCGAACGGCTTGCCGTACGCATTCGATTGGTCGGTGAGACGGATCGAATCCTGGAGGCTGCGGCGGCTTCAGGCCTGACCGAAGCGTTGAACGCTGCGATTGATGCGGGTCATCTCGAACTGATCATGAGTGGACCGTCAGTCGAAATGCATGAAGAAGCCACGGTTGTGCGACGCAAACGCGACGCCAGCATCAATGTGGCCATGGACCTCGTGAAACGCGGTGAGGCCAAGGCGGTGTACTCCGCTGGCAATTCAGGGGCCGTGATGGCCTCCGCCATCTTTCGGCTGGGTCGTCTCTCGGGAATCGACCGGCCAGCCATCGGCGCCCTCTTCCCCACCAAGGACCCAGGACAGCCTGTTTTGGTTCTCGATGTGGGCGCCAACATGGATTGCAAGCCCTCTTACCTCCATCAGTTCGCCCTCCTCGGCAACATCTACAGCCGCGATGTGCTGCAAGTGGCGCAGCCCAGAGTCGGACTGCTCAACATCGGCGAGGAGGAATGCAAAGGCAATGACCTGGCACTCAGCACCTACGCGCTCCTGAAAGAGGAATCTCGCTTGCACTTCGCCGGCAATTGCGAAGGCCGGGACGTGCTCTCCGGAGCCTTCGACGTGGTGGTCTGCGATGGCTTCACGGGCAATGTGCTGCTCAAGTTCCTTGAATCCGTCGGAAGCGTGCTGTTGGGAGTGCTCAAGGCCGAACTACCGAGGGGCCGTCGCGGCAAGGTGGGCTCCGCCTTTCTGCGAAGCAATCTCAAACGCATCAAGAAGCGACTGGATCACGCCGAGCATGGTGGTGCTCTTCTCCTTGGCGTGAACGGCATCTGTGTGATTGGCCACGGCAGCAGCAAAGCTCTGTCCGTGGTCAGTGCCCTGCGCCTGGCCCATTCAGCCGCCAGCCATGGCGTGATGGAGGATCTCGCTGCACTCAGCCAGCAAACGACGGTGCAAGCCTGA
- the radA gene encoding DNA repair protein RadA has translation MPRPSTFYVCQSCGAQTRQFFGRCNSCGSWNSLVEQSAPKQDSRRRRAGADPGAGPQARRSTSMAALGDQPLQRLPSGYGELDRVLGGGLVPGSLVLVGGDPGIGKSTLLLQSASAIASHRSVLYVSAEESAQQVKLRWQRLTADPSDLQLLAETDLDLVLEELEALQPDVAIIDSIQALHDGDLSSAPGSVAQVRECAAALQRVAKRQNTALLLVGHVTKEGVLAGPKVLEHLVDAVLTFEGDRFASHRLLRAVKNRFGATHELGVFEMRGQGLAEVGNPSELFLSGERASGVATIVACEGTRPLVVDLQALVSTTSYSSPRRTATGIAVNRLHQILAVLEKHMGLPLSRFDCYLAVAGGLDVEEPAADLGVAAAVVASYRDLTLPAGTVLLGELGLGGQLRPVGQLELRLQEAVRLGFTRAVVPRGSGLGPLAARLDLALLEAGSITEALVLGLGVNPGDDD, from the coding sequence GTGCCTCGTCCGTCCACTTTTTACGTCTGTCAGAGCTGCGGAGCGCAGACCCGGCAGTTCTTCGGTCGCTGTAACAGCTGCGGCAGCTGGAATTCTCTCGTCGAGCAGTCCGCCCCGAAGCAGGACTCACGCCGCCGCCGTGCCGGAGCCGATCCTGGAGCCGGGCCTCAGGCACGCCGTTCAACGTCGATGGCTGCCCTTGGCGACCAGCCACTGCAGCGTCTCCCAAGCGGGTATGGAGAACTGGATCGCGTTCTCGGTGGTGGGCTGGTTCCCGGTTCGCTCGTTCTGGTGGGTGGTGACCCTGGGATCGGCAAGAGCACCCTGCTGCTGCAGAGCGCATCGGCCATCGCCAGCCATCGTTCCGTGCTTTACGTGAGCGCTGAGGAGTCGGCCCAGCAGGTGAAATTGCGCTGGCAGCGCCTCACCGCAGACCCCAGCGATCTTCAGCTTCTGGCGGAAACCGATCTGGATCTGGTCCTCGAGGAACTTGAGGCTCTGCAGCCCGATGTGGCGATCATCGACAGCATCCAGGCCCTTCATGACGGCGATCTGTCCAGTGCCCCCGGTTCCGTGGCCCAGGTGCGGGAGTGTGCGGCTGCGCTTCAGCGCGTGGCCAAGCGTCAGAACACCGCCTTGCTGCTGGTGGGGCATGTGACCAAGGAAGGGGTACTCGCCGGCCCGAAGGTGCTGGAACATCTGGTGGATGCTGTGCTCACCTTCGAGGGGGATCGCTTCGCCAGCCATCGTTTGCTGCGCGCTGTGAAGAACCGCTTCGGCGCCACCCATGAACTGGGTGTGTTCGAGATGCGGGGGCAGGGCCTTGCCGAAGTGGGGAATCCCAGCGAGCTATTTCTCAGCGGCGAACGGGCCAGTGGTGTGGCCACGATCGTGGCTTGCGAGGGGACGCGTCCTCTGGTGGTTGATTTGCAGGCTCTTGTGAGCACCACCAGTTACTCCAGCCCGCGCCGCACGGCCACAGGAATTGCGGTGAACCGTTTGCATCAGATCCTCGCGGTGCTGGAGAAACACATGGGCCTGCCCCTGTCGAGGTTCGACTGCTATCTGGCTGTTGCCGGTGGACTGGATGTGGAAGAGCCCGCTGCTGATCTGGGTGTGGCCGCGGCTGTGGTGGCCAGCTACCGCGATTTAACCCTGCCTGCAGGAACGGTGTTGCTTGGGGAACTGGGCCTGGGTGGTCAGCTTCGGCCGGTGGGACAGCTGGAACTGCGCCTGCAGGAAGCCGTGCGCCTCGGGTTCACACGCGCTGTGGTCCCTCGGGGAAGCGGGCTGGGCCCTTTGGCCGCACGCCTCGATCTCGCGCTGCTCGAAGCCGGATCGATCACTGAAGCCCTCGTTCTTGGTTTGGGAGTAAATCCCGGCGATGACGATTGA
- a CDS encoding DNA polymerase III subunit delta': MANELFADVQGQPLATKLLQSALELQRLAPAYLFSGPDGVGRRLAALRFMEGVLSGGSQDPRERRRLEERNHPDLLWVEPTYSHQGRLISRSEAEAAGVSRRTPPQVRLEQIRDLGRFLARQPLESARGLVVLEQPEAMAEGAANALLKTLEEPGHGLLILLSAAPDRLLTTIRSRCQQIRFTRLPEGAMHAVLAQLPDGSGHQALEIAAAEPELVALASGSPGALLEHVRVWGTIPEDLRERLKHPPQTPLAALGLARDVCEQLEGEQQLWLISWWQTVLWRQELSRASVERLNRLRQQLLSFVQPRLAWEVTLLNLIRVPTV; encoded by the coding sequence ATGGCCAACGAGCTGTTTGCTGATGTTCAGGGGCAGCCCCTTGCCACCAAGTTGCTGCAATCCGCCTTAGAGCTTCAGCGCCTTGCACCGGCTTACCTGTTCAGCGGCCCTGACGGGGTGGGTCGCAGGCTTGCCGCCTTGCGCTTCATGGAAGGTGTGCTCAGTGGCGGCAGCCAAGACCCCAGGGAGCGACGGCGTCTTGAAGAGCGCAACCATCCAGATCTTCTCTGGGTGGAGCCCACCTACAGCCATCAGGGGCGTCTCATCTCCAGGTCTGAAGCCGAAGCCGCCGGAGTGAGCAGGCGCACACCGCCCCAGGTTCGTTTGGAGCAAATTCGTGACCTCGGCCGTTTTCTGGCTCGGCAGCCCTTGGAGTCCGCGCGAGGGCTGGTGGTCCTTGAGCAACCGGAGGCGATGGCGGAGGGGGCGGCCAATGCCTTGCTCAAGACCCTCGAAGAGCCGGGCCACGGATTGTTGATCCTGCTTTCGGCTGCCCCTGATCGTTTGCTGACCACCATCCGCTCTCGATGCCAGCAGATCCGTTTCACTCGGTTGCCCGAAGGTGCGATGCATGCCGTGCTGGCCCAGCTGCCTGATGGCTCCGGGCACCAAGCTCTGGAGATTGCTGCCGCTGAGCCTGAGCTGGTGGCTCTGGCGTCAGGCTCTCCAGGAGCACTGCTCGAGCATGTGCGTGTTTGGGGCACGATTCCAGAGGACTTGAGGGAGCGCTTGAAGCATCCTCCTCAAACCCCCCTGGCCGCGCTCGGCCTGGCGAGGGATGTCTGCGAACAGCTGGAGGGAGAGCAGCAGCTCTGGTTGATCAGCTGGTGGCAAACCGTTCTCTGGCGACAGGAACTGAGCAGGGCGTCCGTTGAACGCCTGAATCGCCTGCGTCAGCAGCTGTTGTCGTTTGTGCAGCCGCGTTTGGCCTGGGAAGTGACTCTGCTCAATCTGATCAGAGTTCCAACCGTCTAA
- a CDS encoding beta-ketoacyl-ACP synthase III, with protein MTDATRLDLLLAGQSPQVLGVALIGSGSAQAAQVISNDQLSQRVDTNDEWIRTRTGIGRRRVSDAGQTLVDLAAEAGRNALTMAGRSPEDLDLILLATSTPDDLFGSAPRVQADLGATNAVAFDLTAACSGFLFALVTAAQYLRTGAMRRALVIGADQLSRFVDWDDRRSCVLFGDGAGAVVLEATDQDGLLGFLLQSDGSRGAVLNLPAIEASSPLVNEAEHRAGGYRPIVMNGQEVYKFAVREVPAVLQSLLKRCDVSPDQLDWLLLHQANQRILDAVADRLSVPSAKVLSNLADYGNTSAATIPLMLDEAVRDGRVGCGDLLATSGFGAGLSWGAALLRWQGPA; from the coding sequence TTGACTGACGCCACCCGCTTGGATCTTCTCTTGGCTGGACAATCACCGCAGGTCCTTGGCGTGGCCCTGATCGGCAGCGGCAGCGCCCAGGCAGCACAGGTGATCAGCAACGATCAGCTCAGCCAGAGGGTTGATACCAACGATGAATGGATCCGCACACGCACGGGCATCGGTCGTCGCAGGGTCAGCGATGCAGGTCAGACCCTGGTCGATCTCGCTGCGGAGGCAGGTCGAAATGCCCTGACCATGGCCGGTCGATCTCCCGAGGATCTCGACCTCATTCTCCTGGCCACCTCCACACCCGATGATCTGTTCGGTTCAGCCCCAAGAGTGCAGGCCGACCTCGGCGCGACGAACGCTGTTGCCTTCGATCTCACGGCTGCATGCAGCGGTTTTCTGTTTGCACTGGTCACCGCAGCCCAGTACCTGCGAACGGGTGCGATGCGCCGTGCCCTGGTGATCGGTGCGGACCAGCTCAGCCGCTTCGTTGACTGGGACGACCGCCGCAGTTGCGTGCTTTTTGGAGATGGCGCAGGTGCCGTCGTTCTGGAAGCCACGGATCAGGACGGACTTCTCGGTTTTTTGTTGCAGAGCGACGGGTCGCGCGGCGCCGTCCTCAATCTGCCGGCCATCGAGGCCTCCTCTCCCCTCGTGAATGAGGCCGAGCACCGTGCGGGAGGGTATCGGCCGATCGTGATGAATGGCCAGGAGGTGTACAAGTTCGCGGTCCGAGAGGTTCCCGCCGTCCTCCAATCCCTCTTGAAGCGCTGCGACGTTTCACCCGATCAACTGGACTGGCTCCTGCTCCATCAAGCCAACCAACGCATCCTCGATGCTGTCGCGGATCGACTGTCGGTTCCCAGCGCCAAGGTTCTGAGCAACCTCGCGGACTACGGAAACACCTCGGCAGCCACCATCCCGTTGATGCTCGACGAGGCTGTGCGCGACGGACGGGTTGGCTGCGGCGATCTCCTGGCCACTAGCGGGTTTGGTGCCGGGCTGAGTTGGGGGGCGGCCCTGCTTCGCTGGCAGGGGCCCGCGTAG
- the tmk gene encoding dTMP kinase, which produces MKGRFLVLEGIDGCGKTTQLRQLADWLPGSGLMPDGATLHLTREPGGTPLGRALRELLLHPPDDVAPCPEAELLMYAADRAQHVQRRIRPALECGDWVLSDRFSGSTLAYQGDGRGLDRALILDLERIATAGLVPDVTLWLDLPLEASIARRGDRAEDRIEAEGQAFLGRVANGFRVLAAERDWVGIPADLSPGEVHKAIRFALEGNTAFRRL; this is translated from the coding sequence ATGAAGGGGCGTTTCCTGGTGCTGGAGGGGATCGATGGCTGCGGCAAGACCACGCAGCTGCGCCAGCTTGCTGACTGGCTTCCGGGTAGCGGCCTAATGCCTGATGGGGCAACGTTGCATCTCACCCGTGAGCCTGGCGGGACCCCCCTCGGTCGTGCTTTGCGTGAGCTGCTGCTTCACCCGCCTGATGACGTGGCGCCGTGCCCGGAGGCCGAGCTTCTGATGTATGCCGCCGACCGGGCTCAGCACGTGCAGCGCCGAATTCGTCCAGCCCTCGAATGCGGCGACTGGGTGCTCAGTGACCGCTTCAGTGGGTCAACTCTCGCTTATCAAGGCGATGGGCGTGGTTTGGATAGGGCACTGATTCTTGACTTGGAGCGGATTGCCACCGCTGGCCTCGTGCCGGATGTCACGCTCTGGCTCGATTTGCCTCTTGAGGCGAGCATCGCCAGACGGGGCGATCGGGCTGAGGACCGGATTGAGGCTGAGGGGCAGGCCTTTCTGGGCAGGGTGGCCAATGGATTCCGGGTGCTGGCTGCGGAACGGGACTGGGTTGGTATCCCTGCTGATTTGAGCCCAGGGGAGGTGCACAAGGCCATCCGCTTTGCTCTGGAAGGGAACACCGCTTTCAGGAGGCTGTGA
- the rpaB gene encoding response regulator transcription factor RpaB yields the protein MTASAPTKETILVVDDEASIRRILETRLSMIGYHVVTACDGTEALACFQECEPDLVVLDVMMPKLDGYGVCQELRKESDVPIVMLTALGDVADRITGLELGADDYVIKPFSPKELEARIRCVLRRVEKEHAAGIPNSGLIKVSDLKIDTNKRQVFRADERIRLTGMEFSLLELLVSRSGEPFSRGEILKEVWGYTPERHVDTRVVDVHISRLRSKLEDDPANPELILTARGTGYLFQRIVDSVASEGP from the coding sequence ATGACGGCCTCAGCCCCTACCAAGGAAACAATTCTCGTAGTGGACGACGAGGCCAGTATCCGCAGGATTCTGGAAACCAGGCTGTCGATGATCGGCTATCACGTCGTTACTGCCTGCGACGGCACGGAAGCATTGGCCTGCTTCCAGGAGTGCGAGCCGGATCTGGTCGTGCTCGACGTGATGATGCCGAAACTGGATGGCTACGGGGTCTGCCAGGAGCTGCGCAAGGAATCGGATGTGCCGATCGTGATGCTCACCGCCCTGGGCGACGTGGCCGACCGCATCACGGGACTTGAGCTGGGAGCGGACGATTACGTCATCAAGCCCTTTAGTCCCAAAGAGCTGGAGGCCCGAATCCGCTGCGTGCTGCGCAGGGTGGAGAAAGAACACGCCGCCGGCATTCCCAACTCCGGATTGATCAAGGTGTCTGATTTAAAGATCGACACCAACAAGCGCCAGGTGTTCCGGGCCGATGAACGCATCCGCCTCACAGGGATGGAGTTCAGTTTGCTTGAGCTGCTGGTGAGCCGCTCAGGCGAACCCTTCAGCCGTGGCGAGATCCTGAAGGAGGTTTGGGGCTACACCCCAGAACGACACGTTGATACGCGCGTGGTGGATGTTCATATTTCCCGTCTTCGTTCCAAACTGGAAGACGATCCGGCCAATCCCGAGCTGATCCTCACAGCTCGAGGAACCGGTTACCTGTTCCAGCGCATCGTCGATTCCGTTGCCTCCGAAGGACCCTGA
- a CDS encoding cation-translocating P-type ATPase — protein MESVAVSTSSSVASTSSSSAQVVLLDVEGMKCGGCVRAVERTLQDQPGVQEASVNLVTRSAWLRLDPAGLDAQQSLEGALEALRSRGFPAQPRQSGVLSGDAEPDRAWGWWNQWRQLMVALVLLLLSVLGHLAEAGTLALPLIGTLPFHAGLATVALFGPGRSILRGGWAAAVSGVPSMDTLVSLGVGSAYLASVVALVWPAVGWPCFFNEPVMLLGFVLLGRFLEERARRRTGRALKELAALQPSSARLVMADGIVRDVPVEMLRPGERIELLAGDRIPVDGVIEEGFSAVDLSSLTGEPLPVDAGPGTELSSGCLNLEATLVMEVRRVGRETALARIISLVEQAQARRAPIQGLADRVAGRFCYGVVSLALLTFLFWWLIGSSLWPQVLEVPVVLMDHGQGHGVHQSLGAAAQTPFGLGLQLAIAVLVVACPCALGLATPTVITVSSGLAARQGWLFRGGDVIERSAAIERVIFDKTGTLTLGRPLVDAVLLSDDPSRTIQLAASLEQTSRHPLAHALLQEAQRLNLPLLPVQESRTVPGAGMEGSLPDSPEQLRVGSLEWLRGQGVEWPDHQRHAVESAQTRGQSLVAVSLGNRPIGLVAIDDRLRPDAGIAVQRLRSQGLSLGMLSGDRRQAVERVGQTLGIQADEMAWQLLPDQKLERLERWRRFQPVAMVGDGINDAPALAAADLGIAVGTGTQIAQDTADLVLMGDRLEALPEALGLARRTMRKIRQNLVWAFGYNLIALPVAAGVLLPGFGILLSPPLAALLMALSSVSVVVNALSLRLP, from the coding sequence ATGGAATCCGTCGCCGTGTCCACATCGTCGTCAGTCGCAAGCACCTCTTCGTCGAGCGCCCAAGTGGTGTTGCTCGATGTGGAGGGAATGAAGTGCGGTGGTTGCGTGCGAGCCGTTGAACGCACACTTCAGGATCAGCCTGGAGTTCAGGAAGCCAGCGTCAACCTGGTGACCCGCAGTGCATGGCTGCGCCTCGATCCCGCTGGCCTGGATGCTCAGCAGTCGCTGGAGGGGGCTCTCGAGGCATTGCGCAGCAGGGGGTTTCCAGCCCAGCCGCGCCAGAGTGGTGTCTTGAGTGGAGATGCTGAGCCCGACCGGGCCTGGGGATGGTGGAACCAGTGGCGTCAGCTGATGGTGGCGCTGGTGTTGCTGCTGCTGTCGGTCCTCGGCCATTTGGCTGAGGCAGGGACGCTGGCCTTGCCGTTGATCGGGACGTTGCCGTTCCATGCGGGACTGGCCACAGTCGCTCTGTTTGGACCGGGGCGTTCCATCCTGCGCGGTGGTTGGGCCGCTGCTGTGAGTGGCGTTCCCAGCATGGACACGTTGGTGAGCCTGGGCGTTGGCAGTGCCTATCTCGCCAGTGTGGTGGCCCTGGTGTGGCCTGCGGTGGGCTGGCCCTGTTTCTTCAACGAACCGGTGATGCTTCTGGGCTTTGTGCTCCTCGGTCGTTTTCTCGAGGAACGGGCCCGTCGGCGTACTGGTCGTGCCCTCAAGGAATTGGCAGCACTCCAACCTTCATCGGCGCGGCTTGTGATGGCCGATGGCATCGTGCGGGATGTGCCAGTGGAGATGCTGCGGCCTGGTGAGCGCATTGAACTGCTTGCCGGGGATCGCATCCCGGTGGACGGTGTGATCGAAGAGGGCTTTTCCGCGGTGGACCTCTCCAGCCTCACCGGAGAACCGCTGCCTGTGGATGCCGGGCCGGGAACGGAGCTCAGTTCCGGTTGTCTCAATCTCGAGGCCACCCTGGTGATGGAGGTGCGCCGGGTGGGCCGTGAAACAGCACTTGCCCGAATCATTTCCTTGGTGGAACAGGCCCAGGCGCGGCGAGCGCCGATCCAAGGGCTCGCCGATCGGGTGGCTGGGCGGTTCTGTTACGGCGTGGTGTCGCTGGCGCTGCTCACCTTTCTGTTTTGGTGGCTGATTGGCAGCAGCCTCTGGCCGCAGGTTCTGGAGGTTCCTGTGGTGCTGATGGACCATGGCCAAGGGCATGGAGTTCATCAGTCCCTCGGAGCTGCAGCCCAGACGCCGTTCGGGCTTGGACTGCAGCTGGCGATCGCCGTCCTGGTGGTGGCTTGCCCCTGTGCTCTTGGTCTGGCAACCCCCACGGTGATCACTGTGTCGTCGGGTTTGGCAGCCCGCCAGGGCTGGCTCTTCCGGGGTGGTGATGTGATCGAGCGTTCCGCTGCGATCGAGCGGGTGATCTTCGACAAAACCGGCACCCTCACGCTGGGGAGGCCTTTGGTGGACGCAGTGCTCTTGAGTGATGATCCATCGCGCACGATTCAGTTGGCGGCCAGCCTCGAGCAGACCAGTCGCCATCCCCTTGCCCATGCCTTGCTGCAGGAGGCACAGCGCCTCAATCTTCCTCTGCTTCCGGTTCAGGAGAGTCGAACCGTCCCGGGAGCAGGGATGGAGGGATCACTGCCCGACTCTCCGGAGCAGCTGCGCGTTGGATCCCTGGAATGGTTGCGGGGCCAGGGGGTCGAATGGCCCGATCACCAGCGGCACGCCGTCGAATCCGCTCAGACCCGCGGACAGTCCTTGGTGGCTGTGAGCCTGGGCAACCGGCCGATCGGCCTGGTGGCCATCGATGATCGTCTGCGTCCCGATGCGGGGATTGCCGTTCAGCGCCTGCGATCCCAGGGGTTATCACTCGGCATGCTCAGCGGTGACCGTCGCCAGGCCGTGGAACGGGTGGGTCAGACGCTGGGGATCCAAGCGGATGAGATGGCCTGGCAGCTGCTTCCGGATCAGAAGCTTGAACGGCTGGAGCGTTGGCGCCGGTTTCAGCCAGTGGCGATGGTGGGCGATGGCATCAATGATGCGCCAGCTCTGGCAGCCGCTGATTTGGGGATTGCCGTGGGGACCGGCACCCAGATCGCTCAGGACACGGCTGACTTGGTGTTGATGGGTGATCGCCTGGAGGCTTTGCCAGAGGCCCTCGGATTGGCGCGGCGCACGATGCGCAAGATCCGTCAGAACCTGGTCTGGGCGTTCGGCTACAACCTCATCGCACTGCCTGTTGCGGCAGGGGTTCTGCTACCGGGCTTCGGCATTCTTCTCTCCCCTCCCCTTGCTGCATTGTTGATGGCCCTCAGTTCGGTCTCCGTCGTGGTCAATGCCCTCAGCCTGCGGCTCCCCTGA